In bacterium, a single window of DNA contains:
- the msbA gene encoding lipid A export permease/ATP-binding protein MsbA: protein MDRALIHRLLGYLRPYVWPYFVGAMACMILFGSTAGAMPFLVRFIFDDIFTAKNGNVLEVLPFAIIGVFIFRGLCGFGSGYLSEYVSNQVINDLRNDLNAHIQDLSLGFFHRHPTGALLSRVTSDVYVIGTSLTGTAASVLKDGVSLIVLMAVAFYQDWLLALIGMVVFPASVLPMVRLSKRMRQHARKLQGTLGVLTALLQETVQGNRVVKAFNMEAYEKQRFAAESRGLQRTAMRVARIRNFNTPMMEILAAFGIAGVVWYGGYSVVVGGRTQGSFLAFLTALFLLYDPFKGLGRANGTIQQGLAAADRVFELLDTKPEVQDRPGAGVLAPLRDRIDVEDVTFRYDAEPVLRHVTLTLRRGEVVALVGASGGGKSTLADLLLRFYDVQSGAIRIDGVDIRDVTQASLRAQMALVTQHTFLFNDTVRNNIAYGSIEQPMEAIIAAARAANAHEFISELPQGYDTMIGELGLRLSGGQRQRIAIARALLKNAPILVLDEATSALDNESERLVQQALDTLVQGRTTLVIAHRLSTIRNADRIIVLVRGAIVEQGTHEELLARNGDYRKLHDLQFAAPDAAA, encoded by the coding sequence ATGGACCGCGCACTGATCCACCGCCTGCTCGGCTATCTGCGGCCCTACGTGTGGCCGTACTTCGTCGGCGCCATGGCCTGCATGATCCTCTTCGGCTCCACCGCCGGCGCCATGCCGTTCCTCGTGCGCTTCATCTTCGACGACATCTTCACCGCCAAGAATGGCAACGTCCTGGAGGTGCTGCCGTTCGCGATCATCGGCGTGTTCATCTTCCGCGGCCTGTGCGGCTTTGGCAGCGGCTACCTCAGCGAGTACGTCAGCAACCAGGTCATCAACGATCTGCGCAACGATCTCAACGCGCACATCCAGGACCTGTCGCTCGGCTTCTTCCATCGCCACCCGACCGGCGCGCTGCTGTCGCGCGTCACCAGCGACGTCTACGTCATCGGCACCTCGCTCACCGGCACGGCCGCCTCGGTGCTCAAGGACGGCGTGTCGCTGATCGTGCTGATGGCGGTCGCCTTCTACCAGGACTGGCTGCTGGCCCTGATCGGCATGGTGGTGTTTCCCGCCTCGGTGCTGCCGATGGTGCGGCTCTCGAAGCGCATGCGCCAGCACGCCCGCAAGCTGCAGGGCACGCTCGGCGTGCTCACCGCGCTGCTGCAGGAGACGGTGCAGGGCAACCGCGTCGTCAAGGCCTTCAACATGGAGGCCTACGAGAAGCAGCGCTTCGCCGCCGAGAGCCGCGGTCTGCAGCGGACGGCGATGCGCGTCGCCCGCATCCGCAATTTCAACACGCCGATGATGGAGATCCTCGCCGCCTTCGGCATCGCCGGCGTCGTCTGGTACGGCGGTTACAGCGTCGTCGTCGGCGGCCGCACCCAGGGCTCCTTTCTCGCCTTCCTCACCGCGCTCTTCCTGCTCTACGACCCGTTCAAGGGGCTGGGGCGGGCCAACGGCACCATCCAACAGGGCCTGGCGGCCGCCGACCGGGTCTTCGAGCTGCTCGACACCAAGCCGGAGGTCCAGGATCGCCCCGGCGCCGGCGTGCTGGCGCCGCTGCGCGACCGCATCGACGTCGAGGACGTGACCTTCCGCTACGATGCCGAGCCGGTGCTGCGCCACGTCACCCTGACCCTGCGCCGCGGCGAGGTGGTGGCCCTGGTCGGCGCGAGCGGCGGCGGCAAGAGCACGCTCGCCGACCTGCTGCTGCGCTTCTACGACGTGCAGTCGGGCGCCATCCGCATCGACGGCGTCGACATCCGCGACGTCACCCAGGCCAGCCTGCGGGCGCAGATGGCGCTCGTCACCCAACACACCTTCCTGTTCAACGACACGGTGCGCAACAACATCGCCTACGGCTCGATCGAGCAGCCGATGGAGGCGATCATCGCCGCGGCGCGCGCGGCGAACGCGCACGAGTTCATCAGCGAGCTGCCGCAGGGCTACGACACGATGATCGGCGAGCTCGGCCTGCGCCTCTCGGGCGGCCAGCGGCAGCGCATCGCCATCGCCCGCGCGCTGCTCAAGAACGCCCCCATCCTCGTCCTCGACGAGGCCACCTCGGCGCTCGACAACGAGTCCGAGCGCCTGGTGCAACAGGCGCTCGACACCCTGGTGCAGGGGCGCACGACGCTGGTGATCGCGCACCGGCTGTCGACGATCCGCAACGCCGACCGCATCATCGTGC
- the lpxB gene encoding lipid-A-disaccharide synthase, whose translation MTLRVLLVAGEASGDLHGAALVTQLRARRPDLEVVGIGGPRLRAAGMQVLVDTAHVATMGFTETFGTLGRLVAAYRTLVRTLDSTRPDLVVLVDYPEFNLRLAKQAKRRGIPVFYFVAPQVWAWRKGRIRTIAERVDKLAAVFPFEPGVYNAGGRHLAEHVGHPLLDVVRATRGREETRARYGLVADRPLLALLPGSRTKEVRLLFRAMCDAAASLAPEGWQSITALAESLAPDDLAAALGGRPVPMPVAHNDTYNVVAAADAAIVASGTATVETALLGCPMVIVYRLAPLTYWIARRLVDVPWIGMPNIILQRPMFPELIQDAVTPAAIADAVRDVHRRHAEVAAALVELRAALGEPGAASRAAELALTLVGPRMNTDPNPQPHR comes from the coding sequence ATGACGCTGCGCGTCCTGCTGGTCGCCGGCGAGGCGTCCGGCGACCTGCACGGCGCGGCGCTCGTCACCCAACTGCGCGCCCGCCGCCCCGATCTCGAGGTGGTCGGCATCGGCGGCCCGCGCCTGCGCGCCGCCGGCATGCAGGTGCTGGTCGATACCGCGCACGTGGCGACCATGGGCTTCACCGAGACCTTCGGCACCCTCGGCCGTCTGGTCGCCGCCTACCGCACGCTGGTCCGCACGCTCGATTCGACCCGGCCCGACCTGGTGGTGCTGGTCGACTACCCGGAGTTCAACCTGCGCCTGGCGAAGCAGGCCAAACGACGGGGTATCCCGGTCTTCTACTTCGTCGCGCCGCAGGTGTGGGCGTGGCGGAAAGGCCGCATCCGCACCATCGCCGAACGGGTCGACAAGCTCGCCGCCGTGTTCCCCTTCGAGCCCGGGGTCTACAACGCCGGCGGGCGGCACCTGGCCGAGCACGTCGGCCATCCGCTGCTCGACGTCGTCCGCGCCACCCGCGGCCGCGAGGAGACCCGCGCCCGCTACGGCCTGGTCGCCGACCGGCCGCTGCTGGCGCTGCTGCCGGGCAGCCGCACGAAGGAGGTGAGGCTCCTCTTCCGCGCCATGTGCGACGCGGCCGCCAGCCTGGCACCCGAGGGCTGGCAGTCGATCACCGCACTGGCCGAGTCGCTGGCGCCCGACGACCTCGCGGCGGCCCTCGGCGGCCGCCCGGTACCGATGCCGGTGGCGCACAACGACACGTACAACGTGGTCGCCGCCGCCGACGCGGCCATCGTCGCCTCGGGCACCGCGACCGTCGAGACCGCCCTCTTGGGCTGCCCGATGGTCATCGTGTATCGTCTGGCACCACTCACTTACTGGATTGCCCGCCGGCTGGTCGACGTGCCCTGGATCGGCATGCCCAACATCATTCTCCAACGCCCCATGTTCCCCGAGCTCATTCAGGACGCGGTCACGCCCGCCGCCATTGCCGACGCGGTGCGCGACGTCCACCGCCGCCACGCCGAGGTCGCCGCGGCACTCGTCGAGTTGCGGGCGGCGCTCGGCGAGCCGGGAGCCGCGTCGCGGGCGGCGGAGTTGGCGCTGACGCTGGTCGGTCCACGGATGAACACGGATCCCAATCCCCAACCGCACCGATGA
- a CDS encoding Gfo/Idh/MocA family oxidoreductase, which translates to MPEPVRAAVVGVGYLGAFHAEKYASLPGVALVGVVDADPARAAAIGARVGAPAAAAVEDLFGRIDCASIAVPTNAHFAVASALLSHGIDVLVEKPITATLPEGRALVALAAEHGRILQVGHLERFNPAIRSLAGVLTHPRFIECHRLAPFTERGTEVDVILDLMIHDLDVILSVVPAPLERVEAVGVPVLSERVDIANARLRFAGGTIANVTASRVAMKRERKIRFFQADAYVSVDYGDRTIRLYRRLPAAAGGLPTIDVSEQHFSDADPLFDEIEAFVDSVRRRATPLVDGVTAVRAMEVAERIRAALETA; encoded by the coding sequence ATGCCTGAGCCGGTGCGCGCGGCGGTGGTCGGCGTCGGCTATCTCGGCGCCTTCCACGCCGAGAAGTACGCCAGCCTGCCGGGCGTCGCGCTGGTCGGCGTCGTCGATGCCGACCCGGCCCGCGCCGCCGCCATCGGCGCCCGCGTCGGCGCGCCGGCGGCCGCCGCGGTCGAGGATCTCTTCGGCCGCATCGACTGCGCCAGCATCGCGGTGCCGACCAACGCCCACTTCGCCGTCGCCTCGGCGCTGTTGTCGCACGGCATCGACGTGCTGGTGGAGAAGCCGATCACCGCGACCCTGCCCGAGGGGCGCGCCCTGGTCGCGCTCGCCGCCGAGCACGGGCGCATCCTGCAGGTCGGCCACCTCGAGCGCTTCAATCCCGCCATCCGCTCGTTGGCCGGCGTGCTCACCCACCCGCGCTTCATCGAGTGCCACCGCCTGGCGCCCTTCACCGAGCGCGGCACCGAGGTCGACGTCATCCTCGACCTCATGATCCACGATCTCGACGTCATCCTCAGCGTCGTCCCGGCGCCGCTCGAACGGGTCGAGGCGGTCGGCGTGCCGGTGCTCTCCGAGCGCGTCGACATCGCCAACGCCCGCCTGCGCTTCGCCGGCGGCACGATCGCCAACGTCACCGCCAGCCGCGTCGCCATGAAGCGGGAGCGCAAGATCCGCTTCTTCCAGGCCGACGCCTACGTCTCGGTCGACTACGGCGACCGCACGATCCGCCTCTATCGCCGCCTGCCGGCCGCCGCCGGCGGGCTGCCGACCATCGACGTCAGCGAGCAGCACTTCAGCGACGCCGATCCGCTCTTCGACGAGATCGAGGCGTTCGTCGACTCGGTCCGCCGCCGCGCCACGCCGCTGGTGGACGGCGTCACCGCGGTGCGCGCCATGGAGGTCGCGGAGCGCATCCGCGCCGCGCTGGAGACGGCATGA
- the lpxI gene encoding UDP-2,3-diacylglucosamine diphosphatase LpxI (LpxI, functionally equivalent to LpxH, replaces it in LPS biosynthesis in a minority of bacteria.), with translation MERIGLIAGNGTFPLLFARTARAAGVAVVAVAHEGETDPALAAEVESCAWIKVGQLDTIIRAFQQAGVRRAVMAGGIRKAALLEHFAPDERGQRFLARLTRWSDDVVLRGVAEELAGEGIAVVESTLFLASILTPEGALTAGAPDAAQWADIRYGLAAAKGIGAWDIGQTVVVKSRMVLAVEALEGTDETLRRGGALGRGGAVAVKVSKPTQDLRFDVPAVGPATIAVCRDAGIAVLALEAGRTLLLERERLLADAAAAHLVIVGVRADA, from the coding sequence ATGGAACGCATCGGTCTCATCGCCGGCAATGGCACGTTCCCGCTCCTCTTCGCGCGCACGGCCCGCGCCGCGGGCGTTGCGGTCGTCGCGGTCGCGCACGAGGGCGAGACGGATCCCGCGCTCGCGGCGGAGGTGGAGTCCTGCGCCTGGATCAAGGTCGGTCAGCTCGACACCATCATCCGCGCCTTCCAGCAGGCCGGGGTGCGCCGGGCGGTGATGGCGGGCGGCATCCGCAAGGCGGCGCTGCTCGAGCATTTCGCGCCCGACGAGCGCGGACAGCGCTTTCTCGCCCGGCTGACGCGGTGGAGCGACGACGTCGTGCTGCGCGGCGTCGCCGAGGAGTTGGCGGGCGAGGGGATCGCGGTGGTCGAGTCGACCCTCTTCCTCGCCTCGATCCTCACCCCGGAAGGTGCGCTCACCGCCGGCGCGCCCGACGCGGCGCAGTGGGCCGACATCCGCTATGGGCTGGCGGCCGCGAAGGGCATCGGCGCCTGGGACATCGGCCAGACGGTGGTGGTGAAGTCGCGCATGGTGCTGGCGGTCGAGGCGCTGGAGGGGACCGACGAGACGCTGCGCCGAGGCGGCGCGCTCGGCCGCGGCGGCGCGGTGGCGGTGAAGGTGAGCAAGCCGACGCAGGACCTGCGCTTCGACGTGCCGGCGGTCGGACCGGCGACGATCGCGGTGTGCCGCGATGCCGGCATCGCGGTGCTGGCGCTGGAGGCCGGGCGCACGCTGCTGCTCGAGCGCGAGCGCCTGCTGGCGGACGCCGCCGCCGCCCACCTGGTGATCGTCGGAGTGCGCGCCGATGCCTGA